A genomic segment from Actinoplanes sichuanensis encodes:
- a CDS encoding permease-like cell division protein FtsX, translated as MNRDLRDRFDGAVGGDPGVPPGVLAMAAITEGSRMRRRHRIVSGVMATAVVLTAGGVAAANLPWDRADPAAPQRVTVAAAMMPASAPSCALEPVDHDATDLAVFLDAGTTAAQRTALDTALADDDRVSAVQFETREQAHQKFRIRWAHEPDLLAVARTEDFPESFRVRLTSPAHDAAVRQRYAGMAGVRLIIGRSCSPDAPVGGTL; from the coding sequence GTGAACAGGGATCTGCGCGATCGGTTCGACGGTGCGGTCGGTGGCGACCCCGGCGTGCCGCCCGGCGTACTGGCGATGGCCGCGATCACCGAGGGCAGCCGGATGCGGCGGCGCCACCGCATCGTGTCCGGCGTGATGGCGACCGCGGTGGTCCTGACCGCCGGTGGTGTGGCCGCCGCGAATCTGCCGTGGGACCGGGCCGATCCGGCGGCGCCGCAGCGGGTGACGGTGGCCGCGGCGATGATGCCGGCCTCGGCGCCGTCCTGTGCGCTGGAGCCGGTCGATCACGACGCCACCGACCTGGCCGTCTTCCTCGACGCCGGAACGACGGCGGCGCAGCGGACGGCGCTCGACACGGCGCTGGCCGACGACGACCGGGTGAGCGCCGTGCAGTTCGAGACCCGCGAACAGGCGCACCAGAAGTTCCGGATCCGGTGGGCGCACGAGCCTGATCTGCTCGCGGTGGCCCGGACCGAGGACTTCCCGGAATCGTTCCGGGTACGCCTGACGTCGCCGGCACACGACGCCGCGGTCCGTCAGCGGTACGCGGGGATGGCCGGGGTCCGGCTGATCATCGGGCGGTCGTGCTCGCCGGACGCCCCGGTCGGCGGAACCCTGTGA
- a CDS encoding cytochrome P450 encodes MLDTARRHEFRVLAAAKPSLPVLLTAGRLAGKLSRVPRIGWVTCDPVVARRILNDPAHFTLLGEGGVGHLWAQVLGDWVNEIFDGPGHHQLRKRTRDLFTDDNARQLTDRVIGPRLAQAGAELAAGRAVDVADLGRVLVGRIVADLLQLRVADRDDAYREIFAVGEELAALALGTTTSTHLAPETIARAKTIVARLTVNVAEAWRTAAPETVLGRCRDLGLEQRQAEGLSTLLMVAGTETAASAMARTVAILHDTGAQHRLRAEPERLPDAVREGLRVTSPAPVIGRAVAADVDVEGRRLRAGQRVLMLTWTANNAAGAFDLDRGYQPDQRQLWFGAGRHLCLGAPVARAEITGLLQTLLAPGRAWRIHQRGYRRNVLIPSYAHLPVRLARH; translated from the coding sequence ATGCTGGACACTGCGCGCCGCCACGAGTTCCGGGTCCTGGCCGCCGCCAAGCCGAGCCTGCCCGTGCTGCTGACCGCCGGGCGGCTGGCCGGGAAGCTGAGCCGGGTGCCCCGGATCGGCTGGGTCACCTGTGATCCGGTGGTGGCCCGGCGCATCCTCAACGACCCGGCCCACTTCACGTTGCTCGGCGAGGGCGGCGTCGGTCACCTCTGGGCGCAGGTGCTCGGTGACTGGGTGAACGAGATCTTCGACGGCCCCGGCCACCACCAGCTGCGTAAACGAACCCGGGACCTGTTCACCGACGACAACGCCCGGCAGCTCACCGACCGGGTGATCGGGCCACGGCTCGCGCAGGCCGGGGCCGAACTGGCCGCCGGTCGGGCCGTCGACGTCGCCGACCTGGGCCGGGTACTGGTCGGGCGGATCGTCGCCGACCTGCTGCAATTGCGGGTGGCCGACCGCGACGACGCCTATCGGGAGATCTTCGCGGTGGGGGAGGAGTTGGCGGCCCTCGCGCTCGGCACCACCACCTCCACCCACCTGGCACCGGAGACGATCGCGCGGGCCAAGACCATCGTCGCCCGGCTCACCGTGAACGTGGCCGAGGCGTGGCGGACCGCGGCGCCCGAGACGGTGCTCGGCCGCTGCCGGGATCTGGGCCTCGAACAGCGCCAGGCGGAAGGACTGTCGACGCTGCTCATGGTGGCCGGCACCGAGACCGCGGCGAGCGCGATGGCCCGTACCGTCGCGATCCTGCATGACACCGGTGCCCAGCACCGGCTCCGCGCCGAACCGGAAAGGCTGCCCGACGCGGTCCGGGAGGGTTTGCGGGTGACGTCACCGGCTCCGGTGATCGGCCGGGCGGTCGCCGCCGACGTCGACGTCGAGGGCCGCCGGCTGCGGGCCGGGCAGCGGGTGCTGATGCTGACCTGGACCGCCAACAACGCGGCGGGCGCCTTCGACCTGGACCGTGGTTACCAGCCGGACCAGCGCCAGCTGTGGTTCGGCGCGGGCCGCCACCTGTGCCTGGGCGCGCCGGTGGCCCGGGCCGAGATCACCGGCCTGCTACAGACGCTGCTCGCGCCCGGCCGGGCCTGGCGTATCCATCAGCGTGGCTACCGCCGGAACGTGCTGATCCCCTCCTACGCCCACCTGCCGGTCCGTTTGGCCCGCCACTGA